A genomic window from Brassica oleracea var. oleracea cultivar TO1000 chromosome C8, BOL, whole genome shotgun sequence includes:
- the LOC106310607 gene encoding uncharacterized protein LOC106310607 has protein sequence MFLVAHLVIKSFDGVVDTSRAAYIENGGDDDDGGYDYAPAA, from the coding sequence ATGTTTTTAGTCGCACACTTGGTCATTAAGAGTTTTGACGGTGTGGTGGATACGTCTCGAGCGGCGTATATTGAAAATGGTGGTGATGACGATGACGGTGGCTACGATTATGCTCCTGCTGCGTAA